One region of Erythrobacter insulae genomic DNA includes:
- the alr gene encoding alanine racemase, producing MSGTAGAAVKADCYGLGTDTCVPVLRDAGAAMFFVAHWSEAAPLLEHVRADQVAVLHGPMTGADVEFARATGAVPVINSLDQARRWSDAGGATCHLMVDTGINRLGLAVGDLSDPSVQSLNIDVFMSHLACADEDSSMNARQLSAFREASGKVRYKRLSLANSAGIALGPDYAFDVTRPGLALYGGVPREELSGTIHQVAHIEAAIIQVREISAGECVGYNAEFQAPDSMRVGTVSLGYADGFLRARGRDFALEHGGRQLPLLGKVSMDMIVIDLTLAPDLTEGDWLKVPFYLPVAAQQSAVSQYELLTVLGHRLRAG from the coding sequence GTGTCGGGCACAGCCGGCGCAGCGGTAAAGGCGGATTGTTATGGTTTGGGAACGGATACCTGCGTTCCGGTCCTGCGTGACGCTGGGGCTGCGATGTTTTTTGTGGCGCATTGGTCTGAGGCTGCGCCCTTACTTGAACACGTTCGCGCCGATCAGGTGGCCGTTCTGCATGGCCCCATGACAGGCGCAGATGTGGAGTTTGCGCGGGCAACTGGCGCTGTGCCTGTGATCAATTCATTGGATCAGGCGCGGCGATGGAGTGATGCTGGCGGCGCAACTTGCCATCTAATGGTGGATACGGGCATTAACCGGTTGGGGCTGGCCGTTGGCGACCTTTCGGATCCATCGGTTCAGTCGCTCAATATTGATGTCTTCATGTCACATCTTGCTTGCGCCGATGAAGACAGCTCCATGAATGCGCGTCAGCTGTCTGCGTTTCGCGAGGCAAGCGGCAAAGTCCGTTATAAACGTCTGAGCCTTGCGAACAGCGCAGGAATTGCGCTCGGGCCGGATTATGCATTTGATGTTACGCGACCTGGCCTTGCGCTTTATGGCGGGGTTCCTCGCGAAGAGCTTTCCGGTACGATTCATCAGGTTGCTCATATCGAAGCAGCGATTATTCAGGTGCGCGAGATTTCAGCGGGCGAATGCGTGGGCTACAATGCTGAATTCCAAGCCCCAGATTCAATGCGGGTCGGGACGGTGTCCCTCGGATATGCAGATGGATTTTTGCGGGCAAGGGGACGCGATTTTGCTTTGGAGCACGGGGGCAGGCAGCTGCCATTGCTAGGCAAGGTTTCGATGGACATGATCGTGATCGATCTGACTCTGGCGCCTGATTTGACCGAAGGCGACTGGTTGAAGGTGCCTTTTTATCTGCCGGTTGCTGCGCAGCAAAGTGCTGTTTCTCAATATGAATTGCTGACTGTGCTGGGTCATCGACTGCGCGCCGGTTAA
- a CDS encoding MFS transporter, whose protein sequence is MAEAQALADREPSENEIKLVIGASSAGTIFEWYDFFIYGTLAYILKDAFYDVDNDTLGLLLVWSTFAVGFAFRPIGAILFGFLGDRLGRKYTFLVTVTLMGIATAGVGLIPTVDQIGIVAPIIVIFLRVLQGLALGGEYGGAAIYVAEHAPPEKRGFYTSFIQASVVGGFVLSIIVVLLCRFIIPEDDFNAWGWRVPFLLSILLLAISLWMRFKLSESPVFKAMKEAGETSGNPFIESFTYPGNKKRIFVALFGVAGILTTIWYTAFFSTLSFLKGDMRLDELTVEIILLIAGLLSMGFYLLVGRWSDRVGRKKPIVIGALASLALLFPIFWTMGNLANPALAEAAEKYPVVVTGPECVTDPFADLFDREQSDCGKILGSLTSSGVSYTVIPGETLGVTVAGADVVIPEEWLESGNDLRDGMQAALSQSGFDFTRQVPPLANIIGIIAMLLALGVLSALTYGSVAALLSEMFPPRIRYSSMSIPYHIGAGYLGGFLPLISGIIVASTGNVYSGLWYTWVVVAFGVVIAWWGLPDGPPTDFSDDVAT, encoded by the coding sequence ATGGCAGAAGCACAAGCGCTGGCTGATCGCGAGCCGAGCGAGAATGAAATCAAGCTGGTAATCGGCGCGTCGAGTGCGGGCACCATTTTCGAGTGGTACGATTTCTTTATCTACGGGACGCTGGCCTATATCCTGAAAGACGCCTTTTACGATGTCGATAATGACACTCTTGGCCTTTTGCTGGTCTGGTCAACCTTTGCGGTTGGTTTTGCGTTTCGGCCTATTGGGGCAATCCTGTTCGGTTTTCTGGGGGACCGTTTAGGCCGAAAATACACCTTTCTCGTGACGGTCACATTGATGGGTATAGCGACAGCAGGCGTTGGGCTTATCCCGACGGTTGATCAAATCGGAATTGTGGCTCCGATAATCGTGATTTTCCTTCGGGTGTTGCAAGGCCTCGCGCTTGGCGGTGAATATGGCGGAGCAGCCATTTACGTTGCGGAACATGCGCCGCCTGAAAAACGCGGATTTTATACCAGTTTCATTCAGGCCAGTGTCGTTGGCGGATTTGTACTCTCGATCATCGTGGTCCTGCTCTGCCGGTTCATCATTCCCGAGGACGATTTTAACGCATGGGGCTGGCGTGTCCCGTTCCTGTTATCGATCCTGTTGCTCGCAATTTCGCTCTGGATGCGGTTCAAGCTGTCTGAAAGCCCGGTTTTCAAAGCGATGAAAGAAGCGGGGGAGACATCGGGCAACCCGTTCATTGAAAGCTTCACCTATCCCGGAAACAAAAAGCGGATTTTTGTTGCTCTGTTCGGGGTCGCCGGAATTCTCACAACTATTTGGTACACTGCGTTCTTCTCCACGCTGTCGTTTTTGAAAGGGGATATGCGGCTTGATGAATTGACGGTGGAAATCATCCTTTTGATTGCGGGCTTGCTGTCGATGGGTTTCTACCTGCTGGTTGGGCGTTGGTCGGACCGTGTCGGGCGGAAAAAGCCGATTGTGATTGGCGCGCTGGCTTCGCTCGCTCTGCTGTTTCCTATTTTCTGGACGATGGGCAACTTGGCCAATCCGGCGCTTGCTGAAGCAGCCGAGAAATATCCCGTAGTTGTTACCGGGCCTGAATGCGTCACCGATCCGTTCGCCGATCTGTTTGACCGCGAACAAAGCGATTGCGGCAAAATCCTCGGGTCGCTGACATCTAGCGGTGTCTCCTACACGGTCATCCCAGGAGAGACCCTTGGCGTGACCGTTGCGGGTGCTGATGTCGTGATCCCCGAAGAATGGCTTGAAAGCGGCAATGACCTTCGCGATGGAATGCAGGCCGCGCTATCGCAATCAGGCTTTGATTTTACCCGTCAGGTGCCGCCGCTCGCGAATATTATCGGCATTATAGCAATGTTGCTTGCGTTGGGTGTTTTGTCCGCTTTGACGTATGGCTCCGTCGCGGCGCTTTTGTCAGAGATGTTCCCACCTCGCATTCGCTATTCCTCAATGTCGATCCCGTACCATATCGGGGCCGGATATTTGGGCGGGTTCCTTCCGCTGATATCGGGGATCATCGTGGCCAGCACCGGCAATGTCTATTCCGGTCTTTGGTACACATGGGTGGTCGTTGCATTCGGTGTTGTGATCGCATGGTGGGGTTTACCCGATGGCCCGCCGACGGATTTTTCCGATGATGTCGCGACCTGA
- the rnr gene encoding ribonuclease R: MAKRQMNRPAGMPSREQVIEFIQSSDKPAGKREIAKAFGLKGQEKIRLKKLLKDMAEEGLIDGKKTAYHRMGGVPKVTVLRVVAIEDGEPIGEPDNWSPEAPGKPPRITIKELKGRGGKRAPALKRGDRVLARTEEQDSGWVAFPIKKLPARTEGMMGVVELDRAGKAWLAPVDKRVRQSAPISDVGEAEEGQLVIAERTGNSDRAGVKVVEVIGDPLAPKSFSLIAIAKHGIPNVFPDGVHSEAAQAAELKLSKEKREDLRHLPIVAIDPADARDHDDAIWAEPDGQGGFNALVAIADVSFYVRPGSLLDKEARKRGNSVYFPDRVVPMLPEILSADVCSLREDEDRAAMACHLHINGEGKVTSFRFTRALVRIHHNIPYEDAQAAVDSGNPPEYLANLWDAWRALAAARAAREPLDLDLPERRVLLNEDGVIEEIAVRERLDAHRVVEDFMIAANVAAAKALEAKSAPVVYRVHDTPSREKLIALREYMATLGKTLALGQVIKPSLFNAMLKELTEDSEKAQVMEAVLRSQMQAYYGPANAGHFGLALASYAHFTSPIRRYADLLVHRALVDAYKLEQPKPGGSLPETSGLSEKDAASLQEIADQISQTERRAMEAERDTIDRYVAAWLSGRVGEVFETRITGVQGFGFFATIVGLGGDGLVPVSTLGGEYFRHDEAAQSLIGVDTGTSYSAGDRVKLKLAESNALTGALKFEPVDEDGNSLAQRGDRNDYNRRGAGGPKKGKFKTGKRGRPGNIRHQGKRK, translated from the coding sequence ATGGCCAAACGACAAATGAACCGTCCTGCCGGGATGCCTTCCCGAGAGCAGGTAATCGAATTTATCCAGTCCTCTGACAAACCTGCGGGTAAGCGCGAAATCGCTAAGGCCTTTGGCTTGAAAGGGCAGGAGAAGATCAGGCTTAAAAAACTGCTGAAAGATATGGCAGAAGAGGGACTGATCGACGGAAAGAAAACTGCGTATCACCGCATGGGCGGGGTCCCCAAGGTTACCGTATTGCGAGTGGTGGCGATTGAAGATGGCGAACCAATTGGCGAACCCGATAACTGGTCACCTGAAGCCCCTGGCAAACCACCGCGTATCACGATTAAGGAATTGAAAGGGCGCGGCGGTAAACGCGCGCCAGCCCTGAAACGCGGCGATCGTGTTCTGGCCCGAACCGAAGAACAGGACAGCGGTTGGGTTGCATTTCCGATCAAGAAATTGCCCGCGCGCACCGAAGGAATGATGGGCGTTGTCGAGCTGGACCGCGCCGGAAAAGCATGGCTGGCGCCGGTTGACAAGCGCGTGCGGCAATCCGCCCCGATCAGCGATGTGGGCGAAGCCGAAGAAGGCCAGCTGGTCATTGCCGAGCGCACGGGGAACAGCGATCGTGCCGGCGTCAAAGTTGTCGAAGTCATTGGCGATCCGCTTGCACCGAAAAGTTTCAGCCTAATCGCTATCGCGAAACACGGAATTCCCAATGTATTCCCCGATGGAGTGCACAGCGAAGCGGCACAGGCTGCCGAGTTAAAACTCTCAAAGGAAAAGCGCGAAGACCTTCGCCATTTGCCGATCGTTGCGATTGACCCTGCGGATGCGCGGGATCACGATGACGCAATCTGGGCCGAGCCTGACGGGCAGGGCGGGTTCAACGCGCTTGTCGCGATCGCTGACGTGTCTTTCTATGTTAGACCCGGCAGCTTGCTTGATAAAGAAGCGCGAAAGCGCGGTAACTCGGTTTACTTTCCCGACCGTGTCGTGCCGATGCTGCCCGAAATCCTGTCAGCTGATGTGTGTTCACTGCGCGAGGATGAAGATCGCGCGGCGATGGCGTGCCATCTGCATATCAACGGCGAGGGTAAGGTTACGAGTTTCCGTTTCACGCGCGCTCTCGTGCGGATCCATCACAACATTCCGTATGAGGATGCCCAGGCCGCTGTCGATAGTGGAAACCCTCCGGAATATCTCGCCAATCTTTGGGACGCATGGCGCGCTCTCGCCGCTGCGCGTGCGGCGCGTGAGCCGCTCGACCTAGATCTTCCTGAACGCCGGGTGTTGCTCAATGAAGACGGCGTGATCGAAGAAATTGCCGTGCGCGAACGGCTTGACGCGCACCGCGTAGTCGAAGACTTCATGATCGCTGCAAACGTTGCCGCAGCCAAGGCATTGGAGGCCAAGAGCGCTCCTGTTGTTTACCGTGTCCACGATACGCCGAGCCGCGAAAAATTGATCGCGCTGCGAGAATATATGGCGACACTTGGAAAGACTCTCGCACTGGGCCAAGTCATTAAGCCAAGTCTTTTCAACGCGATGCTAAAGGAGCTGACCGAAGATTCCGAAAAAGCACAAGTGATGGAGGCGGTTCTCCGCAGTCAGATGCAGGCTTATTATGGCCCGGCCAATGCAGGCCATTTCGGTCTGGCGCTCGCGTCATACGCGCATTTCACGTCGCCGATCCGGCGTTATGCCGATTTGCTTGTCCACCGTGCATTGGTGGATGCGTACAAGCTGGAGCAGCCCAAACCGGGTGGCTCATTGCCTGAGACAAGTGGATTGTCGGAGAAAGACGCGGCCAGTCTTCAAGAAATCGCCGATCAGATCAGCCAAACTGAAAGGCGCGCAATGGAGGCAGAGCGCGACACAATCGACCGTTATGTGGCGGCGTGGCTATCGGGCCGTGTCGGAGAGGTGTTCGAGACACGGATCACCGGCGTTCAAGGGTTTGGTTTCTTCGCGACTATCGTCGGGCTTGGCGGGGATGGGCTTGTGCCTGTTTCGACGCTTGGCGGTGAATATTTCCGGCATGATGAGGCGGCCCAGTCGCTTATCGGAGTGGACACCGGCACGTCTTACTCTGCGGGTGATCGGGTTAAGTTGAAATTGGCCGAATCGAATGCTTTGACAGGCGCGTTAAAGTTTGAGCCGGTCGATGAAGACGGAAATTCGCTCGCGCAGCGTGGCGATCGGAATGATTATAACAGGCGCGGCGCGGGTGGCCCGAAAAAAGGTAAGTTCAAAACCGGGAAAAGAGGTCGTCCGGGCAACATTCGCCATCAAGGCAAACGAAAGTAA
- a CDS encoding universal stress protein, whose translation MRTFLVVTDESEEARAALRFAARRAVAVDGAVHILALVQQQNFSAFGGVQATIEQEARDRAEMLAHGVAGNLLAESGIMPTISVKIGSGQKIVSEFLKSHDEVAALILGAAKGSAPGPLVAHFSAHAGELPCPLYIIPSNYDEKTADHGV comes from the coding sequence ATGCGCACATTTCTTGTCGTTACCGACGAAAGCGAAGAGGCCCGCGCCGCGTTGCGCTTTGCCGCCCGCCGTGCGGTAGCCGTTGACGGGGCTGTTCATATCCTCGCTTTGGTACAACAACAAAACTTCAGCGCGTTTGGCGGCGTTCAGGCAACAATTGAACAGGAAGCGCGCGACCGCGCCGAAATGCTTGCTCACGGGGTCGCTGGAAACCTGTTGGCTGAAAGCGGGATTATGCCGACGATTTCGGTCAAAATCGGCAGTGGTCAAAAGATCGTCAGCGAATTCCTGAAATCGCATGACGAGGTTGCAGCCTTGATCCTCGGCGCCGCGAAAGGCAGCGCTCCGGGTCCGCTGGTCGCGCATTTCTCCGCACATGCCGGCGAACTGCCCTGTCCGTTGTATATCATTCCGTCCAATTATGACGAAAAAACCGCTGATCATGGCGTTTGA
- the proS gene encoding proline--tRNA ligase: MSNIRHALTVKREDDFAKWYQEVISAADMAEESGVRGCMVIKPWGYGIWERIQRLMDDRIKEAGVQNCYFPLFIPLSNFEREASHVDGFAKEMAVVTHHRLIADGKGGLIPDPEARLEEPLVVRPTSETIIGDAMARWIQSWRDLPLLTNQWANVVRWEMRTRMFLRTSEFLWQEGHTAHADKKEALQETHRALEMYRACAEEDMAMPVVAGEKPENERFPGADETWSIEAMMQDGKALQAGTSHYLGINFAKAAGIQYQDHEGTQQYCHTTSWGTSTRMIGGVIMTHGDDDGLRVPPRIAPFQVIILPMLRDKPEDAETLNYCEEVRAAIASQFAFGEKVRVLLDKSPGKASAKRWDWVRKGAPVIVEVGPRDMENGKVAAIRRDKLWNPETGKLANTFPERQEFYDKISGLLEDIQDSLFVEAKERRDANIVRGVTDWDEVSDFYRSNGKYPGWLEVQWSKPTGDALEKAVEKLKGEKLTIRNVPRDSLPADGTCIFTGEAAVERILIARAY, from the coding sequence GTGTCCAACATCCGCCACGCTTTAACAGTGAAGCGCGAAGACGATTTCGCCAAATGGTATCAGGAAGTGATCAGCGCCGCCGACATGGCCGAGGAATCGGGTGTCCGCGGTTGTATGGTGATCAAGCCATGGGGTTACGGCATCTGGGAACGCATCCAGCGTTTGATGGATGACCGGATCAAGGAAGCTGGAGTGCAAAATTGCTATTTCCCGCTCTTTATCCCGCTTTCCAATTTCGAACGCGAGGCGAGCCATGTCGATGGCTTTGCCAAGGAAATGGCGGTTGTCACCCATCATCGTTTGATCGCTGATGGTAAGGGCGGGTTGATCCCCGATCCCGAGGCGCGATTGGAAGAACCGCTGGTCGTGCGGCCTACTTCGGAAACGATCATTGGTGATGCGATGGCGCGCTGGATCCAGTCATGGCGTGACCTTCCGCTGTTGACCAACCAATGGGCCAATGTCGTACGCTGGGAAATGCGCACCAGAATGTTTCTGCGAACAAGCGAATTTCTCTGGCAGGAAGGCCATACTGCGCACGCCGACAAGAAAGAGGCGCTTCAGGAGACGCACCGCGCATTGGAAATGTATCGCGCTTGCGCTGAAGAAGACATGGCGATGCCGGTAGTTGCAGGCGAGAAGCCCGAAAACGAACGTTTTCCCGGCGCTGACGAGACATGGTCCATCGAAGCTATGATGCAGGATGGCAAAGCCTTGCAGGCGGGAACCTCACACTATCTTGGTATCAATTTCGCCAAAGCCGCAGGGATCCAGTATCAGGATCATGAAGGCACGCAGCAATATTGCCACACGACAAGTTGGGGCACCTCAACCCGCATGATCGGCGGTGTCATAATGACTCACGGCGATGATGACGGATTACGCGTGCCTCCGCGCATCGCACCGTTTCAAGTCATTATTCTGCCGATGCTGCGGGATAAGCCTGAGGACGCGGAAACCCTTAATTATTGTGAAGAGGTTCGCGCCGCGATTGCAAGCCAGTTCGCATTCGGTGAAAAGGTGCGTGTGTTGCTCGACAAATCGCCGGGCAAAGCTTCTGCGAAACGTTGGGATTGGGTCCGGAAAGGCGCGCCAGTGATCGTAGAGGTCGGGCCGCGCGATATGGAAAACGGCAAAGTCGCGGCCATCCGCCGCGACAAACTGTGGAACCCGGAAACAGGCAAACTCGCCAATACATTCCCTGAACGCCAAGAGTTCTATGACAAAATCAGCGGCCTTCTAGAAGACATTCAAGACAGTCTTTTCGTTGAGGCCAAGGAACGCCGCGATGCAAACATTGTCCGGGGCGTGACCGATTGGGATGAGGTATCGGATTTTTACCGGTCAAACGGCAAATATCCGGGATGGCTTGAGGTTCAATGGTCCAAACCGACCGGTGATGCCTTGGAAAAAGCGGTCGAAAAGCTGAAAGGTGAAAAGCTCACCATTCGCAATGTCCCACGTGATAGTTTGCCTGCTGATGGTACGTGTATCTTCACGGGCGAGGCTGCGGTTGAGCGCATCTTGATTGCGCGGGCATATTGA
- a CDS encoding integron, with product MIAGGCTPDDYDRDGVSPTARSTQTGTPMRPVRIGFDGPRFDACAGSGRITNLNSKGENLLSVRDAPAGNAREIDQLGPGRNVSMCQQVGNWIGIVYAPESDEEINCGTSSPVQNVRNYEGVCNSGWVNENFVELMAG from the coding sequence TTGATCGCCGGGGGATGTACGCCAGACGATTATGATCGGGATGGCGTTTCACCCACCGCCCGAAGCACCCAGACAGGGACGCCGATGCGCCCCGTAAGGATCGGTTTTGACGGCCCACGGTTTGATGCCTGCGCCGGGAGTGGCCGGATTACCAATCTCAATTCCAAAGGCGAAAACCTGCTATCTGTGCGCGATGCACCAGCTGGAAATGCGCGCGAAATCGATCAATTGGGGCCAGGTCGCAATGTGTCCATGTGCCAGCAAGTCGGCAACTGGATCGGGATCGTTTACGCGCCTGAAAGCGATGAAGAGATCAATTGCGGGACGAGTTCACCAGTGCAAAACGTCCGCAATTATGAAGGCGTCTGCAATTCTGGCTGGGTGAATGAAAATTTCGTTGAACTCATGGCAGGATAA
- a CDS encoding pyruvate dehydrogenase complex dihydrolipoamide acetyltransferase codes for MAIEIKMPALSPTMEEGTLARWLVKVGDTIQSGDIMAEIETDKATMEFEAVDEGVMAAIVVEEGAENVAVGSVIAMLAEEGEDANAISAPSENTAPAPAPAPASSDAPAPAASSAPAASSGKSGDRVIASPLAKRIAEQNGVDLSSLTGSGPNGRIVKADVENADASDAAPAPAAKSAASPAAAQPANDFDAPFEEQKLNNVRKVIARRLTEAKQEIPHIYLTVDVRLDPLLALRKQLNASLEADNVKLSVNDLIIKALARSLQREPQCNVSFQGDVMHQYTREDISVAVAAPTGLITPIIRDAGRKGLAEISKEMKELAGKARDGKLQPHEYQGGTASVSNLGMFGTKQFDAVINPPQGMILAVGAGEQRPYVVDGALQVATVMSVTGSFDHRAIDGVDGAKLLDQFRSLIENPMGLVV; via the coding sequence ATGGCCATTGAAATTAAGATGCCTGCTTTGTCCCCGACAATGGAAGAGGGAACCCTCGCCAGATGGCTCGTCAAAGTTGGTGATACGATTCAGTCAGGCGACATCATGGCCGAGATCGAAACCGATAAAGCGACGATGGAATTCGAAGCGGTGGATGAAGGCGTGATGGCAGCAATTGTTGTCGAAGAGGGCGCTGAAAATGTCGCGGTTGGTTCTGTCATCGCGATGCTTGCCGAAGAAGGCGAAGATGCAAACGCAATCAGTGCGCCAAGTGAAAATACCGCACCTGCACCAGCACCTGCTCCCGCTTCCAGTGATGCCCCAGCACCTGCCGCATCATCAGCACCGGCGGCCAGCTCAGGCAAATCTGGGGACCGTGTAATCGCATCACCTCTGGCAAAGCGCATCGCTGAACAAAATGGCGTCGACCTATCCAGTTTGACCGGCAGCGGCCCGAATGGCCGGATTGTCAAAGCCGATGTCGAAAACGCTGATGCTTCAGACGCGGCCCCGGCACCTGCTGCGAAGAGCGCTGCGAGCCCGGCAGCGGCGCAACCTGCCAACGATTTTGATGCGCCGTTCGAGGAACAGAAGCTCAATAATGTACGCAAAGTCATTGCGCGCCGGCTGACCGAAGCGAAGCAGGAGATACCGCACATCTACTTGACGGTCGATGTTCGGCTCGATCCGTTATTGGCTCTGCGCAAACAGCTGAATGCTTCATTGGAAGCGGACAATGTAAAACTTTCGGTCAATGATCTGATCATCAAGGCGTTGGCCCGTTCGCTGCAACGCGAACCGCAATGCAATGTCAGCTTTCAGGGCGATGTGATGCATCAATATACGCGCGAAGATATCTCGGTCGCGGTTGCTGCGCCCACCGGCTTGATCACGCCGATAATTCGCGATGCCGGACGCAAAGGTCTCGCGGAGATTTCGAAAGAAATGAAAGAACTGGCAGGCAAAGCGCGTGACGGGAAATTGCAGCCGCACGAATATCAAGGCGGCACGGCTTCGGTGTCCAATCTCGGCATGTTTGGAACAAAGCAATTCGATGCCGTGATCAATCCACCGCAAGGGATGATCCTTGCCGTCGGTGCCGGAGAACAGCGACCTTATGTGGTTGATGGCGCCTTACAAGTCGCGACTGTTATGAGCGTAACGGGCAGCTTTGATCACCGCGCTATTGATGGGGTGGACGGTGCCAAATTGCTCGATCAATTCCGCAGCCTGATTGAGAACCCGATGGGCCTGGTCGTTTGA
- the phaR gene encoding polyhydroxyalkanoate synthesis repressor PhaR: MARKAKSADTDAGDIIIIKKYANRRLYNTSSSNYITLDDLAKMVRENFEFQVLDAKSGDDITHSILTQIIMDEESNGGQMLPVSFLRQLIGMYGNSMQNLMPSYLEASMTNFRENQSKIREAFEKGISSNPLTAIHETNMALMRAAAETLIPGAKKDAPQKPSAPATEGKSGDEIAALREQMAAMQKKLDELGK; encoded by the coding sequence ATGGCGCGCAAAGCAAAGTCTGCGGATACGGATGCAGGCGACATTATCATCATCAAGAAATACGCCAATCGTCGGCTCTATAATACGAGCTCGTCGAATTACATCACGCTTGATGATTTGGCCAAAATGGTGCGCGAGAATTTTGAGTTTCAAGTGCTTGATGCCAAGTCTGGCGATGACATTACGCATTCGATCCTGACCCAAATTATCATGGATGAAGAATCCAATGGTGGGCAAATGCTGCCTGTTAGTTTCCTGCGCCAATTGATCGGGATGTACGGGAATTCGATGCAGAATTTGATGCCGTCTTACCTCGAAGCGAGCATGACCAATTTTCGCGAAAACCAGTCAAAAATTCGCGAAGCGTTTGAAAAAGGAATCTCTTCAAACCCGCTCACTGCTATTCATGAGACGAACATGGCATTGATGCGCGCGGCGGCAGAAACATTGATCCCCGGTGCGAAAAAAGACGCGCCGCAAAAGCCATCGGCTCCGGCCACAGAGGGAAAGTCGGGCGATGAAATCGCTGCTTTGCGGGAACAGATGGCCGCGATGCAAAAGAAGCTGGACGAGCTTGGCAAGTAA
- a CDS encoding M28 family peptidase, producing MIKRLAFTAALLSSPLAADDHAEASTDDALAAQVSEERLRADMDTIVSFGTRHTLSTQTDPNRGIGAAINWALDEFRRIGATCGDCFEVQSVERLIEADGRRIPTPTLIRNAVAIQRGTERPDEVIIVQGHYDSRVTDPLNGTDDAPGANDDGSGSVMILEASRILSQQKYPSTIIYALLTGEEQGLYGAGILADWVEAQGMTVKAVLNNDMIGNSCGSDGFCDAKHVRVFSEGLRADSTARLRARQRRFGGENDSPGRNLSRWLDDLAADNPDGMQVRQIWRTDRMGRGGDQIPFLDKGYPAIRITVSVEDYEHQHQDLRVEDGVTYGDTVDELDFDYLTRASQLNVRALHKLAMSPMPPKVSADAAVRVDTELSFAPVSGADAYRIFARRTDEAYWRDERPLGTKGEQWEPMITLENGQQPAEIVRYSVPLRGDDWLLGVSACSSQGYCSPISSAVPGGAFEPVAQPEGDSE from the coding sequence ATGATCAAACGTCTCGCTTTCACAGCCGCCCTTCTGTCCAGCCCGCTTGCCGCGGATGACCATGCGGAGGCATCAACCGACGATGCGCTTGCCGCGCAGGTCTCTGAAGAGCGCCTTCGCGCGGATATGGACACAATCGTTTCGTTCGGAACGCGCCATACGCTTTCGACGCAAACTGATCCAAACCGCGGAATTGGCGCGGCAATCAACTGGGCGCTGGATGAATTCCGCCGCATTGGCGCGACATGCGGTGATTGTTTCGAGGTTCAGTCTGTCGAACGGCTTATCGAGGCCGATGGTCGCCGGATCCCTACGCCAACCCTAATCCGCAACGCCGTTGCAATTCAACGCGGAACAGAGCGCCCTGACGAAGTCATAATCGTACAGGGGCATTACGATAGCCGCGTAACCGATCCTCTTAACGGAACAGACGATGCCCCCGGCGCCAACGATGATGGTTCGGGCAGTGTCATGATCCTTGAAGCATCGCGGATTCTTTCGCAGCAGAAATATCCATCAACGATCATTTACGCGCTGCTTACCGGCGAAGAACAAGGCCTCTACGGGGCTGGCATTCTGGCAGATTGGGTCGAGGCTCAGGGCATGACGGTGAAAGCCGTGCTCAACAACGATATGATCGGCAATTCATGCGGGTCGGACGGTTTCTGCGATGCAAAGCACGTCCGGGTTTTCTCAGAAGGATTGCGGGCAGATTCTACCGCAAGGCTGCGCGCAAGACAGCGCCGGTTTGGAGGCGAAAATGATAGTCCGGGACGCAATCTGTCGCGCTGGCTTGATGATCTGGCGGCGGATAATCCCGATGGTATGCAGGTCCGTCAAATCTGGCGTACCGACCGCATGGGCCGGGGCGGGGACCAGATTCCGTTTCTAGATAAGGGGTATCCGGCAATTCGCATCACCGTATCGGTCGAAGATTATGAGCATCAGCATCAGGACCTGCGCGTTGAAGATGGCGTGACATACGGCGATACTGTGGACGAGCTGGATTTTGATTACCTAACACGTGCTTCACAATTGAATGTCCGCGCTCTGCACAAATTGGCGATGTCTCCGATGCCGCCCAAGGTAAGTGCGGATGCAGCGGTGCGTGTGGATACCGAATTGAGCTTTGCGCCTGTGAGCGGTGCCGACGCGTATCGAATCTTTGCGAGGCGCACAGACGAAGCGTATTGGCGCGATGAACGGCCACTCGGCACCAAGGGCGAGCAGTGGGAGCCGATGATTACGCTGGAGAACGGCCAGCAGCCGGCCGAAATCGTGAGATATTCGGTGCCTTTGCGCGGAGATGACTGGTTGCTCGGTGTCTCGGCCTGTTCATCGCAGGGGTATTGCTCCCCGATTTCGAGCGCGGTTCCGGGCGGAGCATTCGAGCCGGTGGCGCAGCCGGAAGGTGACAGCGAGTAA